The genomic DNA tatattttagtattatttatattttttaaatgtacatTTTTGTAATCAATTAATGATGGTTTTAAATCTTGTTTTGGATGAAGAGTGTATGCATTCTGAATCTGCTCACCAACAAAATGGTTGCGTCCTTTGAGACGGTACGAGAAGAGGAGTTGAAGGAGATGTTGAAGAAGCTGGAGAAAGCaagtgtttcttcttcatcagaaaaTCTGAGTGAAATATTTATTGCTATAACAAGCGATGTTACAAGTAGAGTTGCCTTGGGAAGGAAACATAGCGCGGACGAAACTGCAAGGGCTCTCAAAAAGCGAGTGAGGCAGATCATGGAGCTTTTAGGCGAGTTCCCGATCGGGGACTATATCCCGGAATTGGCATGGATAGATAGGATCAACGGTTTCAATAATAGAATCAAGGAAGTGAGTCAAGGTTTTAGCGATCTTATGGACAAAGTGATACAAGAACATGTAGAGGCAGGTAATCATAAAGAGGATTTCGTCGATATACTCTTATCAATCGAAAGCGAGAAGAGTATTGGATTAAAAGCTCAAAGAGACGACATCAAATTTATGATCTTGGTAGGTCATTTATTAACAACTATAGCgtcacatttttatatattttgggtaTTGACAAGTAACTTTTCATTACATTATATCAGGATATGTTTATCGGAGGGACGTCAACAAGTTCAACTCTACTAGAATGGATAATGACGGAGCTGATCAGAAATCCAGAGTGTATGAAGAAACTCCAAGACGAGATTCGGTCAACCATGACGCCAAATACTACATAcgtgaaagaaaaagaagttgcGCATATGAAATACCTAAACGCCGTGGTTAAAGAGGTGCTCAGGGTGCATCCTCCTCTTCCGCTGATACTTCCCAGACTATTAAGTGAAGATGTCAAAGTAAAGGGATATGACATTGCCGCAGGGACAGAGGTACACTAATTAATTTCTATCCAATCAACTTCTTATttgaaaagtaaatattttcttaacctAGCAGTCAAACTTGTACACGAATCTTCAAACTTGTTCACATTTAACTCAACAAACACGTCTCAAgtcaactgaaaaaaaaaacatgtttggcGTCTAGGTGATCATCAATGCTTGGGCAATCCAANGTATTGGAGACAGATGAAGGTACCTCACTACTACTTTTAAATtcctctttatatatttttttaatctacaagTTGCACCCACTCATGCactaacatattatattttagtattatttatattttttaaatgtacatTTTTGTAATCAATTAATGATGGTTTTAAATCTTGTTTTGGATGAAGAGTGTATGCATTCTGAATCTGCTCACCAACNAGAAGAATTTAAACCAGAGAGACTCTTAAATTCAGATTTGGATTATCATGGAAAAGATTTGAACTTCATTCCATTCGGATCAGGGAGAAGGATATGTCCAGGCATAGGACTTGCTTTGGGTTTGGTAGAGGTGACAGTGGCCAACCTTGTAGGCCGATTTGACTGGAAGGTAGAGGCTGGTCCAAATGGTGATCATCAACCTGATCTAGCTGAATCACATGGTCTTGATATTTGCCGCAAGTTCCCTCTCATTGCGTTTCCATCTTCTGTTATGTAATATGCTTTCTCTTTTAGAAGAGAGTTTGTAAGAATTAAATAACTCTTTCCTTTtggaaaccaaaaatatatatattctacaattAATAAACATGTGTTTTTTTACGTGTCTCAAGTCAACCAAAGAGATTTTTTCctgtgtatatatttatagaagCAAAGTTCTTTTAgttgaacaaaaaatatatcgAATTCCTAATAGATACGTAGGCAAATATATGATGTAGTCTTAAGCGTTGGGAGTAATTTTGAGAGGACACAATCAAAAATGTTAAGTCGATTCCAAGGTCCTAAAAGTAATTTCCAAACTCCTAAgagtatattttcttttagttgacCTGACAATACCTTTTGAAAGGTACTTTTTTTGTCCCTTTACTCCGTCAACAGAGAACCtagcaagattttttttgtccctTTACACAGTCAACAGAGAACCTATCaagatatcttttgtttttgtcttagATCATGTTTCTCACCGCTAGATCATTGATCCATATAAACTTGACCCaggacaaaaaagaaaaacttattaTGCACAACTTAAATATTATACACAACTTGTTAGGCCCTCTGTTGACTGTAAAGGGACCAAAACTCAAAATGGCTGTACTTATctagaaaggaaaaagaaagaacacaaaTTGCAANGAAGGAGATGTTGAAGAAGCTGGAGAAAGCaagtgtttcttcttcatcagaaaaTCTGAGTGAAATATTTATTGCTATAACAAGCGATGTTACAAGTAGAGTTGCCTTGGGAAGGAAACATAGCGCGGACGAAACTGCAAGGGCTCTCAAAAAGCGAGTGAGGCAGATCATGGAGCTTTTAGGCGAGTTCCCGATCGGGGACTATATCCCGGAATTGGCATGGATAGATAGGATCAACGGTTTCAATAATAGAATCAAGGAAGTGAGTCAAGGTTTTAGCGATCTTATGGACAAAGTGATACAAGAACATGTAGAGGCAGGTAATCATAAAGAGGATTTCGTCGATATACTCTTATCAATCGAAAGCGAGAAGAGTATTGGANNNNNNNNNNNNNNNNNNNNNNNNNNNNNNNNNNNNNNNNNNNNNNNNCTTTACTCCGTCAACAGAGAACCtagcaagattttttttgtccctTTACACAGTCAACAGAGAACCTATCaagatatcttttgtttttgtcttagATCATGTTTCTCACCGCTAGATCATTGATCCATATAAACTTGACCCaggacaaaaaagaaaaacttattaTGCACAACTTAAATATTATACACAACTTGTTAGGCCCTCTGTTGACTGTAAAGGGACCAAAACTCAAAATGGCTGTACTTATctagaaaggaaaaagaaagaacacaaaTTGCAATACATCTTTTGTTCTCCACGCCAATCAAGCAAAGCCTGTTTCCAATACAGCACATaaacaaaatgcaaaatatGAATGTACTCTTGTTTCAAACCAAAATGCCGACTAATAACTCCATcccctcaaaaaaaaaaaaacatagttatGATCTTATTATACTTTTCTGTTCTTTCCCAAATCAGAGTAAAATTCTCACTTTGTATGAACAAAGAATCTAACTCTGTTACACGAAGAAGACACCGGGGGTATTTAAAAGGCCCATAAACTCAGGATTCAGGTACTGGGACTGGCGCTGGAGGTTTGAGAAGTGGCTGCAAAGCTTTTACAACTATACTCATATTCGGTCTAAACTCAGATTCGTATTGCACACACAATGCTGCCACCGCTGCTAGCTGCGTTGCCACATTACAGATTCAAAAGGTTCAGATAATGTTTgcgattttaaaaaaaacaaaagacatgtaATGTTTCTATGCAACATGAATTATTACTCCAATCTTCAAATACTTAGATACTTGTGGGATGAAGTTAGTGTACCTTAGCTACTGACTTAGGAGGATATTCTCCTTTTAGCTTTGGGTCAACACACTGCTTCACTTTATCTTCACTGAGTCTCGGTGTAGCCTGAATAATAGACAGCAAACTTCAACTCTAAGACAGAAGAATAGAAACAGAGAAGGTTATAGATTTGGACAGAGCACATATAATAAGCATACCCAGGTTACAAGACTTTGTTGGCCACGTGGCATTGTATGATCTACAGGTTTCCTCCCTGTCAAAAGCTCTAGAAGGACAACCCCAAAGCTATACACATCACTCTTTTGTGTCAGCTGTCCAGTCATAGCATATCTACAAACGGGAAGACACATTTTAGCTGCCTAGCTCGTTCAAGCTTTCATGTGGatgcaaaaaaaatctttaaggTGTTAAAGAAGATTACTCTGGAGCATGATAACCAAAGGTGCCCAAGACTCTCGTAGAGTGAAGACGAGCAGCATTATCAGGAGCTTGATTGGAGAGGTTAAAATCAGCAACCTTTGCTTGATAGTCTTCAAATAGAAGAACATTGCTAGATCTTATGTCTCTATGTATTACAGGAGGCTGAACCTTCTCATGAAGGTATTCTAAACCCCTAGCTGCCTCAACAGCTATCTTCACTCTCGTTAACCAGTCAAGAGTTGGACCTGGCTGTGCACCTTGAACTCCCTTCCTACCTGTAATAAATAACACATTACATCTATCGACAAATCAAttctatttctatattttaccaAGCAAGAAGAACGGGTGAGGACGTTCAACATACCATGTAGAATGTCATGCAGTGATCCCATTGTTGCAAACTCATAAGCAAGAACACGGAGGTTTTCATCAACACAATAACCGACCAGTTGAATGAGATTTTCATGCTTCAGTCTTGAAACCATGGAAACCTAAAGAGAAGGAAGCAAGAAAACGTAAAAACAAGTTTCTTGAAGAGGATGGAAGGGAAGCAAAATTGGAGCAAAATTTCtgacctgactcaagaactcaGCGTTTGTTTCAGCTTCAGCGGCAACATCTAGTTTCTTCAAAGCAACTGCTTTCCCATCATTCAGAGTTGCATAGTATACCCTTCCATAAGATCCCTCACCAATCAATGACTTTGATCCAAAATTGTCTGTCTTTTCTTTAACCTCATCCACAGACAAAGGAGGAACTTCAATGGGAAGAGCTTCCTTCTGAGTCTCAGGGTTTGCAACAGCTTGCGGTTTTTGATTCTTCTGATTTGCTACATACATTATATGATGACAGGGAAAAAAACTCATCcttaaagagataaaaagaatTACATCAAATATTTCAAGTTCACTCCTAATAAACAGTCAACTCCTATTCATAAAGAAAAACCTCAAAGTTGAAACCTCTGTTTAGTAAGTAAGGTAATAGACTACCAGATCCACTCTCAGCAGTCAGAACcataaaaagacaagaaatttcAGTTTAGTTTGAGTGAATTCATGTCTGCAACATACCGTCAGATTGCTGCCATGGAGTTTTCAGATGTACCTCCTCATTAGCTAAATCTGATTCTCCATTTTTATCACCACAACAGATCCACCTCCTCATCCTCGTTCTAGATCCTCACAGCTAATAGTTCCTGAAACCAATCACAGCAACTGAATATGGATATGCGAAACAATCAATCTTCTATAAGCTCGTGACACTATTGATTCCAAAACACCAAATCTAGACCAATCCCAgagtaaaaagtaaaacaaagtttaaagaaatgCAGCTACCCTATGAAATAGTCTAATCTCAAGCTATTGCTTTCACAGCTCATTCACTACCTCTAAATTTACAAACAAGTAAATAAATACAGATGTCCCCTAGTATCAATGATTCAAATTACCATCATAACAAAACCACAACAAGGTTGTTGGAAACAATGAGTTGGTAAACTCTCGAAATACAATTCTCAATCAACAAATCCACATTAAAACATTACTGCAGGAttacaaaatacaaactttTGCCGACAGATAAGGTCGGCGCAATAGTcaactactaaaaaaaaaaaaaaaaaaaaaaatcaaaatttcaaaNNNNNNNNNNNNNNNNNNNNNNNNNNNNNNNNNNNNNNNNNNNNNNNNNNNNNNNNNNNNNAAAAAAATCATACACTGAGAATCGCGTTGGAAAAGGAAGATCGTCAAAAACAAGGATACAGGAATCGAAATCGAAATCAAGAAGTAAAGAAAGCAAAGAGATGGGTCAAAAGTGGGAACGAATCAAAGAAGAATccctaaataaaataaaaaagggtaaGAGAATTGAtaccagtaaaaaaaaaatctaggctTTCCAAAAACGtacttcagcttcttctttttttgacttGTCTGGATCTTTCTCTCTAGGGTTCGTTGCTTATGATGAGAGTATCGTCTGTgggattagagagagagagtgagtgggAGAAAGAAGAGGGCTTTGCTTGATGATGaagacggagagagagagagagagacgacagATGGGCAAAACGCGGGGAAGAGATTATAAAACTACCAAAAgtgaaaccttttttttctccttATAATTGAGAACTTCAATCACtcacatattaaaacttttaaatcttatatatgtAACCTAATTTTTGATGAAGCATagctcaaaatcatttttttaaatttaaaaaaattatactaatatatattttatgggtataatatttataaaagaggAATCGCAGcgtataaccaaaaaaaaattaataattcagTGACAGACTATACTAACTATTAAAAGAttatattatctatattttCCCTAATATTCTCAAAACTAATCATAAACCACCACCTTCTACCTTTAATTACCACCATCtccagccaccaccaccaccggacTTCGGCCAGCCACCAGCCGCCGTTCAGCCGTCAACCACCGGTTGCCGGCCAACTCTAGCCAACTCCAGCTACCGGCCGTCGgccaccaccacctccgacCTCTGTCCAGCCACCACCCACAACCACTACCTCCGACCTCCATCCAGCCACCGGCCGCCGTCCACCACCTCCATCTCTGACCGTCGACTGCTGTTCACCCGGCCAACACCTTTACCTCCGGTCGCCGGCCACTtccagccaccaccaccaccactagtAATTTTTAATATCCCTGATCttgttttcctaaatttttaaaattatgtgctatattcttaattttatttaagattttGGCTATCAGGCAAATTGACCCTTGATAAAATGGacagtaaaagaaaaaaaatcttaactaaTTTTGAAGACAATGATGTTATTTCTTAATTTAGTTAGTTTAACTATCAACTAATGacatattatgtaatatatagtatattatattcCTAATAGATAGATCATCATAGATTTGATCTTATACaccactcttttttttctttctcccaaaTTAGAGTATATCTCACTAGGCCTAGGCATTTTAACCGAATCTGAAACCCGAACCCAACCCGAAATAGGCAGTTCGGTTTTGATTCGGATGgtattaaaaactaaatccgAACTGGTATTACCCGATATTCGACGTAGATACGAATTAACccgaaataaatacaaaaatgcatCTAAGTAGGTTTGAACCTAGTACATTAGACATTAATTGGTGCATCATATACCATTTTGCCACCCTGATTATTTATCatagtataaaaaaataagtatttgtatatattctaaaattgacttattttttcaaaagaatcCATAATCGTTTTAATTTTTGAAGTATCCAGATCAATTTTACTAGAAACATGACAAGCAAATCTACAGAAAAAAGAATGATACTTTGTGGGGTTTGAGGAGTGAGTGAGGTTGGAAGATAAATATTAATCATATCATACAATTTATTATAGATATTGTTAGatttgtttgaaaatttgaaggatttgattcttgaagtagtggtcaagaagaagagagatgaagaaagagacAAGAAAAGGAAGGTAGAAGGTACTTTTTTTTCCAGGacagaagattttttttttttttatgaattcgggtatacccgaaatTACCCAAACCCAAAGACATATGATCCGAATCCGACCCGATATTATAAAATACCCAATCGGGTTATATATCTTTacatccgaaaatccgaaaacTCAAACATCCGAACCTAAACTCGATCAGATACCCAAATGCCCAGGGCTATATCTCActttgaaagaacaaagaatcCAACACTGTTATGGTACTCGAGGTTTAAGAAGGTTCTGCAAAGCTTTTACAATTGTACTCATCGTTGGTCTACACTCAGATTCGTATTGCACACACAATGCTGCCACTGTTGCTAGCTGCGTTGATCACATTACAGATTCATAAATTTCAGATCATCTTTTCCGATTAACAAAGGCCAAAAACAtgaagttttataattaagttatATTATCTCAATGTTCAAATAATTAAAGGTACCTGTGagatgtaacatatatatatagtttacctTAGCAACTGATTTAGGAGGATATTCTCCTTTTAGCTTTGGATCAACACACTGCATCACGTTATCTTGACTGAGTCTCGGTGTTGCCTAAATAAATAAACGTTAAAAACAAAGCAAGATACATATTTGGACAAGGcacatataaaaaaacacataccCAAGTTACAAGACTTTGTTGGCCTCGTGGCATTGTACGATCTAAAGGCTTCCTCCCTGTCAAAAGCTCTAGAAGGACAACCCCAAAGCTATACACATCACTCTTCTGTGTCAATTGTCCAGTCATNNNNNNNNNNNNNNNNNNNNNNNNNNNNNNNNNNNNNNNNNNNNNNNNNNNNNNNNNNNNNNNNNNNNNNNNNNNNNNNNNNNNNNNNNNNNNNNNNNNNNNNNNNNNNNNNNNNNNNNNNNNNNNNNNNNNNNNNNNNNNNNNNNNNNNNNNNNNNNNNNNNNNNNNNNNNNNNNNNNNNNNNNNNNNNNNNNNNNNNNNNNNNNNNNNNNNNNNNNNNNNNNNNNNNNNNNNNNNNNNNNNNNNNNNNNNNNNNNNNNNNNNNNNNNNNNNNNNNNNNNNNNNNNNNNNNNNNNNNNNNNNNNNNNNNNNNNNNNNNNNNNNNNNNNNNNNNNNNNNNNNNNNNNNNNNNNNNNNNNNNNNNNNNNNNNNNNNNNNNNNNNNNNNNNNNNNNNNNNNNNNNNNNNNNNNNNNNNNNNNNNNNNNNNNNNNNNNNNNNNNNNNNNNNNNNNNNNNNNNNNNNNNNNNNNNNNNNNNNNNNNNNNNNNNNNNNNNNNNNNNNNNNNNNNNNNNNNNNNNNNNNNNNNNNNNNNNNNNNNNNNNNNNNNNNNNNNNNNNNNNNNNNNNNNNNNNNNNNNNNNNNNNNNNNNNNNNNNNNNNNNNNNNNNNNNNNNNNNNNNNNNNNNNNaaaaaaaaaaaaaaaatagtttcataAGGGAAGTCATTATAGCTATACCATGCAAAATGTCGTGCAGTGATCCCAAAGGTGCAAACTCATAAGCAAGGACACGAAGGTTTTCACCAACACAATAACCAACCAGTTGAATGAAATTCTTATGCTTCAGTCTTGAAACCATGGAAACCTAAGAAAAAAGGATGTAAAGACATGCATGTTATGATTCTTGAATGACAAAGGAGGGAAGAGGGATTGAAGCAAAATTTAtaacctgactcaagaacttggCGTTTGTTTCAGCTTCCGGATCAACATCGAGTTTCTTTAAAGCAACTGAATTGCCATCATTTAGAGTTGCATAATATACCCTTCCATATGATCCCTCACCAATCAATGACTTTGATCCAAAATTATCAGTTTTTTCTTTAACCTCATCTATTGACAAGCGAGGAACTTGAATGGGAAGAGGCTCCCTTTGTGCCTCCTCAGGCTTCGCAGCAGCTAATTACGGTCatgtacaaacaaacaaaacgttTTCTTATTAGAAACTTACAAAAAACATTCAAGTTCCCTCTTTCAAAACAGTCTCTACTCCTATTCCTTAAGTGCGCTTATTATGATACAAATAATACAAAGCCTGAAAGCTTAAGTACACGAACAATACAACCCAAGATAGATCATCAAATTAACCATACATAGACAGGAACTATCCAGTAAGTTAGGTGATCTCTTTGTCTACAACATACCATGATTTGGACTTTTCAGATGTAACCCATCATTTGACGAATCCGAGACTTTTTGTTTAGGTGCACAACAAATCCACTTCCGCATCCTTGTTCTATTATCGTGAAAACTATAGATTTCTTATCGCAAATCTCAACGCTTCAAATTaatctttcagttttttttttttttttttgtgaaaggcATAATCTTTCAGCTTTTACAAGGATTTATTTCATCATATTAATAATAGATTAcaatattatcatattttaaagtaggggattttcaaaaatactcctttCCCtgtgtcacttttcaaaaatatcattttatgtTGTTGATTTATGTCATTCATATATTGAACTAGCTATAACCATTTTTATAccaatttagaagaaaaaaataaaattttatctactttaaaataatttaaaagaaaaatcagatctgaaaaaattaaataacaatcaataaaaagctaaatttgttaaaaag from Camelina sativa cultivar DH55 chromosome 7, Cs, whole genome shotgun sequence includes the following:
- the LOC104704343 gene encoding PTI1-like tyrosine-protein kinase 2, with product MRKWICCAPKQKVSDSSNDGLHLKSPNHAAAKPEEAQREPLPIQVPRLSIDEVKEKTDNFGSKSLIGEGSYGRVYYATLNDGNSVALKKLDVDPEAETNAKFLSQVSMVSRLKHKNFIQLVGYCVGENLRVLAYEFAPLGSLHDILHGIKSDVYSFGVVLLELLTGRKPLDRTMPRGQQSLVTWATPRLSQDNVMQCVDPKLKGEYPPKSVAKLATVAALCVQYESECRPTMSTIVKALQNLLKPRVP
- the LOC104704342 gene encoding cytochrome P450 71A12-like produces the protein MSSSYKLQGADELQITNPTLSYMSNIQEMEMILMISLCVTTLLTLFLLRKFLKGTATKVNRPPSPWRLPLIGNLHQLSLHPHRALKSLSLRYGPLMLLHFGRAPILVVSSSEAAHEILKTHDLKFANRPKSKAVHGLFNGGRDVVFGPYGEYWRQMKSVCILNLLTNKMVASFETVREEELKEMLKKLEKASVSSSSENLSEIFIAITSDVTSRVALGRKHSADETARALKKRVRQIMELLGEFPIGDYIPELAWIDRINGFNNRIKEVSQGFSDLMDKVIQEHVEAGNHKEDFVDILLSIESEKSIGLKAQRDDIKFMILDMFIGGTSTSSTLLEWIMTELIRNPECMKKLQDEIRSTMTPNTTYVKEKEVAHMKYLNAVVKEVLRVHPPLPLILPRLLSEDVKVKGYDIAAGTEVIINAWAIQXCMHSESAHQXEEFKPERLLNSDLDYHGKDLNFIPFGSGRRICPGIGLALGLVEVTVANLVGRFDWKVEAGPNGDHQPDLAESHGLDICRKFPLIAFPSSVM
- the LOC104700407 gene encoding PTI1-like tyrosine-protein kinase 2, which translates into the protein MRRWICCGDKNGESDLANEEVHLKTPWQQSDANQKNQKPQAVANPETQKEALPIEVPPLSVDEVKEKTDNFGSKSLIGEGSYGRVYYATLNDGKAVALKKLDVAAEAETNAEFLSQVSMVSRLKHENLIQLVGYCVDENLRVLAYEFATMGSLHDILHGRKGVQGAQPGPTLDWLTRVKIAVEAARGLEYLHEKVQPPVIHRDIRSSNVLLFEDYQAKVADFNLSNQAPDNAARLHSTRVLGTFGYHAPEYAMTGQLTQKSDVYSFGVVLLELLTGRKPVDHTMPRGQQSLVTWATPRLSEDKVKQCVDPKLKGEYPPKSVAKLAAVAALCVQYESEFRPNMSIVVKALQPLLKPPAPVPVPES